Genomic segment of Geminocystis herdmanii PCC 6308:
GAATAGTCAAAAAATGATTTATATTATTTCCTTACTATTAATATCAATCGTTTTTAATGCAAGAGTATAGTTTTCAGTATTAAGAGCATTTCTTATTTCATTTACACATTTATCAACTTCTCTAAGGTTATCGTTTAAACTAGCAATTCTTTCTAGCATACGTTTATTGAGGATGTCTTTTTCATTTTCTGCTAATTCATCTAATACTGGTTTTATTTTTAATGTCCTTTTTTGTTGTTTTAAAGTATTAGCAGTTTCATATAACACGTTACTCATAATTTCAATTGAATTTAACCATTGTGTCGTATCATTATACATTTTCTTTTGTCTATTTAGTGTGGTTTTTAAATCTCTTATTTCATATTTATCTTTTTCGGATACTTTTAATTTTTCAATTTCTTTATCCTTATTGATAATTGTTTTGAGAGAATTTAGCTTTTGTTCTTTTAACTCAGTTAACAAAGAAATTTGTTTATTTTCTAACTCTTTAATTTGATTTTGGTATTTTTTACTTACTTCTTCTCTAATTTCTTTAATTTCCTTTTCAGTTAATGCTTTACCTTTTTCTTCAGTTTTAATCTCAACTTTTTCTAAAATTTTCTCTTGAGTTTCTTGATCAGAATCTGTAAAAGAAGTTGCTATCTCATACATTGCTCTTAAACTGGTTTCTAAATGCGACACTTGTGTCGTTTTTGCT
This window contains:
- a CDS encoding DUF3102 domain-containing protein, coding for MSELTNINVENQLSVFDYSSLSIEVAKLVKESAIEIKAREKAIWENIIEIGNKLIEVKNTLPHGKFQSWCELEFKWTIRTAQRYMKVSNQLGAKTTQVSHLETSLRAMYEIATSFTDSDQETQEKILEKVEIKTEEKGKALTEKEIKEIREEVSKKYQNQIKELENKQISLLTELKEQKLNSLKTIINKDKEIEKLKVSEKDKYEIRDLKTTLNRQKKMYNDTTQWLNSIEIMSNVLYETANTLKQQKRTLKIKPVLDELAENEKDILNKRMLERIASLNDNLREVDKCVNEIRNALNTENYTLALKTIDINSKEII